A genomic region of Equus caballus isolate H_3958 breed thoroughbred chromosome 1, TB-T2T, whole genome shotgun sequence contains the following coding sequences:
- the GANC gene encoding neutral alpha-glucosidase C isoform X3: protein MDAAGREEISVEDEAVDKNIFKDCSNIAFYRRQKQQLSRKSMYRALLDSVTADRDSTRFQIINEATKAPLLAEVYGIEGNIFRLKINEETPLKPRYEVPDVLTSKLSTVRLTSCSGDSGSLVLADGKGDLKCHITANPFKVDLVSEEEVVMSINSLGQLYFEHLQIPLKQRATKENEEDASVDTSQENQEDLGLWEEKFGKFVDVKVNGPASIGLDFSLHGFEHLYGIPQHAESHQLKNTGDGDAYRLYNLDVYGYKIHDKMGIYGSVPYLLAHKLGRTLGIFWLNASETLVEINTEPEVKYTLTQTGPAAAKQKVTSRTDVHWMSESGIIDVFLLTGPTPSDVFKQYSRLTEP from the exons ATGGACGCTGCCGGGAGAGAGGAAATCAG TGTTGAAGATGAAGCTGtggataaaaacattttcaaagactGCAGCAACATTGCTTTCTACAg GCGTCAGAAACAGCAGCTCTCCAGGAAGTCCATGTATCGGGCATTACTGGACTCGGTCACAGCGGACAGAGACAGCACTAGATTCCAAATCATCAATGAAGCGACGAAG GCTCCTCTCTTGGCTGAAGTTTATGGTATAGAGGGAAATATCTTCAGGCTTAAAATCAATGAAGAAACTCCCCTGAAACCCAGATATGAAGTTCCTGATGTCCTCACAAGCAAGCTAAGCACTGTAAG GCTGACTTCATGCTCAGGGGACTCAGGCAGTCTGGTGTTGGCAGATGGCAAAGGAGATCTGAAGTGTCATATTACGGCAAACCCATTCAAGGTAGACTTGGTGTCTGAAGAGGAGGTCGTGATGAGCATAAACTCCTTGGGCCAATTGTACTTTGAACACCTGCAAATTCCTCTCAAGCAAAG AGCTACCAAAGAAAATGAGGAGGATGCATCAGTTGACACCTCTCAG GAAAATCAAGAGGATCTGGGCCTGTGGGAGGAGAAATTCGGAAAATTTGTGGATGTCAAAGTTAATG GTCCTGCCTCCATTGGTTTGGATTTCTCCTTGCATGGATTTGAGCATCTCTATGGGATCCCGCAACATGCAGAATCACACCAACTTAAAAATACTGG TGATGGGGATGCTTACCGTCTTTATAACCTGGATGTCTATGGATATAAAATACATGACAAAATGGGCATTTATGGTTCAGTGCCTTATCTCCTGGCCCACAAACTGGGCAGGACTCTAGGCATTTTTTGGCTGAATGCCTCAGAAACACTAGTGGAGATCAATACAGAGCCTGAAGTAAAG TACACACTGACCCAGACGGGCCCAGCTGCTGCCAAACAAAAGGTCACATCTCGGACCGATGTGCACTGGATGTCAGAGAGTGGAATCATTGATGTTTTTCTGCTGACAGGACCTACACCATCTGACGTCTTCAAGCAGTACTCGCGCCTTACAG AGCCCTGA
- the GANC gene encoding neutral alpha-glucosidase C isoform X5 → MDAAGREEISVEDEAVDKNIFKDCSNIAFYRRQKQQLSRKSMYRALLDSVTADRDSTRFQIINEATKVRYQNQSPPDLDTFKERESTVQEDPQDLSTRQHMVQKGAEEPNNQGQVIWDISNMASKTENFEDPLEQSSRSACLQVFNRDDTSSSFSKDVGLSLSTSMKLSLASSSKPAENGTLPNQPSPQQMRHCYHLLAGTVSAEMARNRQLIWELAKQSEAHLDRLMVLGEGPNAQGEVANVLLRESVLTVDQLPATVEGAISALRQFSELSDRSLNPGRS, encoded by the exons ATGGACGCTGCCGGGAGAGAGGAAATCAG TGTTGAAGATGAAGCTGtggataaaaacattttcaaagactGCAGCAACATTGCTTTCTACAg GCGTCAGAAACAGCAGCTCTCCAGGAAGTCCATGTATCGGGCATTACTGGACTCGGTCACAGCGGACAGAGACAGCACTAGATTCCAAATCATCAATGAAGCGACGAAG GTCAGATATCAGAACCAGAGCCCACCAGATCTGGATACCTTCAAAGAAAGAGAATCCACAGTCCAGGAGGACCCACAGGATCTCAGCACAAGACAGCACATGGTTCAGAAGGGAGCTGAGGAGCCCAACAATCAAGGGCAAGTTATCTGGGATATCAGCAACATGGCTTCCAAGACTGAGAACTTTGAGGACCCCTTGGAACAGAGTTCACGTTCAG CCTGTTTGCAAGTTTTCAACAGAGACGACACTTCTAGCAGTTTCTCCAAGGATGTAGGGCTATCTCTCAGCACCTCCATGAAGTTATCCCTTGCCTCTTCATCTAAGCCTGCTGAAAATGGGACTTTGCCCAACCAGCCATCTCCTCAGCAGATGAGACACTGCTACCACTTGTTAGCCGGGACTGTTTCTGCAGAAATGGCCAGGAACAGGCAGCTAATTTGGGAACTGGCCAAACAATCAGAAGCACACCTGGACAGGCTAATGGTCCTTGGGGAAGGGCCTAATGCCCAGGGTGAAGTTGCCAACGTTCTCCTTAGAGAATCAGTTCTTACAGTAGACCAACTGCCTGCAACTGTGGAGGGGGCAATAAGTGCCCTACGGCAATTTAGCGAACTCTCAGATCGCTCTCTGAATCCTGGGAGGTCTTGA
- the GANC gene encoding neutral alpha-glucosidase C isoform X4: MDAAGREEISVEDEAVDKNIFKDCSNIAFYRRQKQQLSRKSMYRALLDSVTADRDSTRFQIINEATKPVCKFSTETTLLAVSPRM, translated from the exons ATGGACGCTGCCGGGAGAGAGGAAATCAG TGTTGAAGATGAAGCTGtggataaaaacattttcaaagactGCAGCAACATTGCTTTCTACAg GCGTCAGAAACAGCAGCTCTCCAGGAAGTCCATGTATCGGGCATTACTGGACTCGGTCACAGCGGACAGAGACAGCACTAGATTCCAAATCATCAATGAAGCGACGAAG CCTGTTTGCAAGTTTTCAACAGAGACGACACTTCTAGCAGTTTCTCCAAGGATGTAG